One genomic window of Panicum hallii strain FIL2 chromosome 6, PHallii_v3.1, whole genome shotgun sequence includes the following:
- the LOC112896691 gene encoding protein FAR1-RELATED SEQUENCE 5-like isoform X2, whose translation MMEPQVVDLEDDSINFWASLGVSPHVDQMPLHNVHIVDHQAQPPPAAAAAQLQSVCRDLFPVESDACLEPRLGMEFESGEAAKTFYIAYAGRVGFSIRIARSRKSKCSESIIMLRFVCSREGFSKEKRSVAAGKKTRKRAASIREGCNAMLEVLRRGDSKWVVTKLVKEHNHEVGLPSRVHYIAIEGDAVVDPYLGMEFESLEAAKTFYYSYASRAGFEARVRQSRKSQDESLKMLKLVCSRHRYHSGRENNGEDTKRVRALDPSRDGCDALFEIIRKGKDVWMVSKLILEHTHELNPAPASRVHCVRSQGEVLVIANNFADTRNLLLNGQDSQRPREMRYNDLGPEDAQSLFEYLKKRQDEDPSFFYAMQHGKNGQSANIFWADAKARMAYYHFGDAVRFETAYRKNKETIPIVIFLGVNHHVQPVVFGCALLIDESEASFTWLFEKWLEAMHMEPPISLVTEFNRVMATAIAKVLPDTHHIFCEKHILDTVREGLHGMFPDLEPFITDLRKCIDGSRIEELFESGWNSVIIKHGLSNNELLQSLYDIRQQWAPAYTKKVFYPGNQMPTTCENIEKVVEKYFSSKTELRVAVWQLGEAISSSFDAEVQADYLTMFQMLPLKTASPVEKQGSSIFTSTIFGLFQGQFAESFGYNAERLEDETVHKYRVTRYEGDEETHTVSFNPDQSTVNCSCCLFESCGMLCRHALRIFIIEGVRALPKAYILKRWTKHAKNIITSENYIDLRGDHEDPSTVRYNDLFCDAVKCAKEGSKSSEIYAIAKDALHKTLDEVIRSSKNFRGQQLLRSCTTSIKRPIKKFDKAKDSSGKSLKRSASKSPLMESDDIR comes from the coding sequence aTGATGGAGCCCCAGGTGGTGGACCTCGAGGATGACAGCATCAACTTCTGGGCCTCCCTCGGCGTCAGCCCCCATGTCGACCAGATGCCGCTGCACAACGTCCACATCGTCGACCACCAGGCTCAGCCACCGCCGGCTGCGGCAGCGGCACAGCTGCAGTCCGTCTGCAGGGACCTCTTCCCAGTCGAGTCCGACGCCTGCCTGGAACCTCGGTTGGGGATGGAGTTTGAGTCCGGGGAGGCTGCCAAAACCTTCTACATTGCTTACGCGGGCCGTGTTGGGTTCTCCATCCGCATTGCCCGGTCGCGCAAGTCCAAGTGCAGTGAGTCCATTATCATGTTACGGTTTGTGTGCTCGAGGGAAGGGTTCAGTAAGGAGAAACGCTCCGTGGCAGCTGGGAAGAAGACGAGGAAGCGGGCCGCCTCCATTAGGGAGGGCTGCAATGCCATGCTCGAGGTGCTCCGCAGAGGCGATAGCAAGTGGGTTGTTACCAAGCTTGTCAAGGAGCACAATCATGAGGTTGGGCTACCCAGCAGAGTGCATTATATTGCCATCGAGGGTGATGCTGTGGTTGACCCTTACCTTGGTATGGAGTTCGAGTCCCTTGAGGCTGCCAAGACATTCTACTACTCATATGCCAGCCGTGCCGGGTTTGAAGCTCGTGTGCGTCAGTCCCGCAAGTCGCAAGATGAGTCACTCAAGATGCTGAAGCTCGTGTGCTCGAGGCATCGATACCATTCAGGCCGGGAGAACAATGGAGAGGATACCAAGAGAGTGCGTGCATTGGACCCCTCTAGGGATGGCTGTGATGCATTGTTTGAGATAATTCGGAAGGGCAAAGATGTATGGATGGTCTCCAAACTCATCCTAGAACATACTCATGAGCTGAACCCAGCTCCAGCAAGCAGAGTTCACTGTGTTCGCTCTCAAGGTGAGGTACTTGTCATTGCAAATAATTTTGCCGACACACGCAATCTCCTTCTGAATGGCCAAGATTCTCAGCGTCCTAGAGAGATGCGGTATAATGATTTAGGGCCAGAGGATGCTCAAAGCCTATTTGAATATCTTAAGAAGAGACAAGATGAGGACCCTTCATttttctatgccatgcagcaCGGAAAGAATGGGCAGTCAGCAAATATCTTCTGGGCTGATGCTAAAGCTAGGATGGCTTACTACCATTTCGGTGATGCTGTTAGGTTTGAGACAGCATACCGGAAAAACAAGGAGACTATCCCTATCGTCATATTCTTAGGTGTAAATCATCATGTGCAGCCTGTTGTTTTTGGCTGTGCACTACTTATTGATGAGTCTGAAGCATCATTTACATGGTTATTTGAAAAATGGCTTGAAGCAATGCACATGGAGCCACCTATTTCATTGGTAACAGAGTTCAACAGGGTTATGGCAACTGCTATTGCCAAGGTATTACCTGATACCCACCATATTTTCTGTGAAAAGCATATCTTAGACACCGTGAGGGAGGGGCTACATGGTATGTTCCCAGATCTAGAGCCTTTCATAACTGATCTGAGGAAGTGCATTGATGGGTCCAGAATAGAAGAATTGTTTGAATCAGGTTGGAACTCAGTCATCATAAAGCATGGACTCAGCAATAATGAGCTTTTACAATCTCTCTATGATATTCGCCAACAATGGGCTCCTGCATACACAAAAAAGGTATTTTATCCTGGAAACCAGATGCCAACAACCTGTGAAAATATAGAGAAGGTTGTTGAGAAGTACTTTTCTTCCAAGACTGAATTGCGGGTGGCAGTTTGGCAACTTGGAGAAGCTATTTCCAGTTCATTTGATGCTGAAGTTCAGGCAGATTATTTGACAATGTTCCAAATGCTACCGTTGAAAACTGCCTCACCAGTAGAAAAACAAGGGAGTTCAATATTCACTAGCACAATATTTGGCTTATTTCAGGGGCAATTTGCTGAGTCTTTTGGGTACAATGCAGAGAGACTCGAGGATGAGACAGTACACAAGTATCGTGTCACAAGATATGAGGGTGAtgaggagacacacactgtctCTTTCAATCCAGATCAAAGTACCGTGAATTGTAGCTGCTGCCTGTTTGAGAGCTGTGGTATGTTGTGCAGGCATGCTCTCCGGATTTTCATTATCGAAGGAGTACGTGCCCTTCCAAAAGCATATATCCTGAAACGTTGGACAAAACATGCAAAAAATATAATCACCTCCGAAAATTACATTGATCTGAGGGGAGACCATGAGGATCCTTCAACTGTAAGGTACAATGATCTCTTCTGTGATGCAGTGAAATGTGCAAAAGAAGGTTCAAAATCCTCTGAAATCTATGCAATTGCTAAAGATGCACTGCACAAGACTCTTGATGAGGTAATACGGTCGTCAAAGAACTTTAGAGGGCAGCAACTTCTGCGAAGCTGTACAACGTCAATAAAAAGGCCAATCAAGAAGTTTGATAAGGCCAAAGATTCCTCTGGTAAAAGCTTAAAGAGGTCAGCATCTAAAAGTCCCCTCATGGAGAGTGATGATATTAGATGA
- the LOC112896691 gene encoding protein FAR1-RELATED SEQUENCE 5-like isoform X3 encodes MMEPQVVDLEDDSINFWASLGVSPHVDQMPLHNVHIVDHQAQPPPAAAAAQLQSVCRDLFPVESDACLEPRLGMEFESGEAAKTFYIAYAGRVGFSIRIARSRKSKCSESIIMLRFVCSREGFSKEKRSVAAGKKTRKRAASIREGCNAMLEVLRRGDSKWVVTKLVKEHNHEVGLPSRVHYIAIEGDAVVDPYLGMEFESLEAAKTFYYSYASRAGFEARVRQSRKSQDESLKMLKLVCSRHRYHSGRENNGEDTKRVRALDPSRDGCDALFEIIRKGKDVWMVSKLILEHTHELNPAPASRVHCVRSQGEVLVIANNFADTRNLLLNGQDSQRPREMRYNDLGPEDAQSLFEYLKKRQDEDPSFFYAMQHGKNGQSANIFWADAKARMAYYHFGDAVRFETAYRKNKETIPIVIFLGVNHHVQPVVFGCALLIDESEASFTWLFEKWLEAMHMEPPISLVTEFNRVMATAIAKVLPDTHHIFCEKHILDTVREGLHGMFPDLEPFITDLRKCIDGSRIEELFESGWNSVIIKHGLSNNELLQSLYDIRQQWAPAYTKKVFYPGNQMPTTCENIEKVVEKYFSSKTELRVAVWQLGEAISSSFDAEVQADYLTMFQMLPLKTASPVEKQGSSIFTSTIFGLFQGQFAESFGYNAERLEDETVHKYRVTRYEGDEETHTVSFNPDQSTVNCSCCLFESCGMLCRHALRIFIIEGVRALPKAYILKRWTKHAKNIITSENYIDLRGDHEDPSTVRYNDLFCDAVKCAKEGSKSSEIYAIAKDALHKTLDEVIRSSKNFRGQQLLRSCTTSIKRPIKKFDKAKDSSGKSLKSLKYC; translated from the exons aTGATGGAGCCCCAGGTGGTGGACCTCGAGGATGACAGCATCAACTTCTGGGCCTCCCTCGGCGTCAGCCCCCATGTCGACCAGATGCCGCTGCACAACGTCCACATCGTCGACCACCAGGCTCAGCCACCGCCGGCTGCGGCAGCGGCACAGCTGCAGTCCGTCTGCAGGGACCTCTTCCCAGTCGAGTCCGACGCCTGCCTGGAACCTCGGTTGGGGATGGAGTTTGAGTCCGGGGAGGCTGCCAAAACCTTCTACATTGCTTACGCGGGCCGTGTTGGGTTCTCCATCCGCATTGCCCGGTCGCGCAAGTCCAAGTGCAGTGAGTCCATTATCATGTTACGGTTTGTGTGCTCGAGGGAAGGGTTCAGTAAGGAGAAACGCTCCGTGGCAGCTGGGAAGAAGACGAGGAAGCGGGCCGCCTCCATTAGGGAGGGCTGCAATGCCATGCTCGAGGTGCTCCGCAGAGGCGATAGCAAGTGGGTTGTTACCAAGCTTGTCAAGGAGCACAATCATGAGGTTGGGCTACCCAGCAGAGTGCATTATATTGCCATCGAGGGTGATGCTGTGGTTGACCCTTACCTTGGTATGGAGTTCGAGTCCCTTGAGGCTGCCAAGACATTCTACTACTCATATGCCAGCCGTGCCGGGTTTGAAGCTCGTGTGCGTCAGTCCCGCAAGTCGCAAGATGAGTCACTCAAGATGCTGAAGCTCGTGTGCTCGAGGCATCGATACCATTCAGGCCGGGAGAACAATGGAGAGGATACCAAGAGAGTGCGTGCATTGGACCCCTCTAGGGATGGCTGTGATGCATTGTTTGAGATAATTCGGAAGGGCAAAGATGTATGGATGGTCTCCAAACTCATCCTAGAACATACTCATGAGCTGAACCCAGCTCCAGCAAGCAGAGTTCACTGTGTTCGCTCTCAAGGTGAGGTACTTGTCATTGCAAATAATTTTGCCGACACACGCAATCTCCTTCTGAATGGCCAAGATTCTCAGCGTCCTAGAGAGATGCGGTATAATGATTTAGGGCCAGAGGATGCTCAAAGCCTATTTGAATATCTTAAGAAGAGACAAGATGAGGACCCTTCATttttctatgccatgcagcaCGGAAAGAATGGGCAGTCAGCAAATATCTTCTGGGCTGATGCTAAAGCTAGGATGGCTTACTACCATTTCGGTGATGCTGTTAGGTTTGAGACAGCATACCGGAAAAACAAGGAGACTATCCCTATCGTCATATTCTTAGGTGTAAATCATCATGTGCAGCCTGTTGTTTTTGGCTGTGCACTACTTATTGATGAGTCTGAAGCATCATTTACATGGTTATTTGAAAAATGGCTTGAAGCAATGCACATGGAGCCACCTATTTCATTGGTAACAGAGTTCAACAGGGTTATGGCAACTGCTATTGCCAAGGTATTACCTGATACCCACCATATTTTCTGTGAAAAGCATATCTTAGACACCGTGAGGGAGGGGCTACATGGTATGTTCCCAGATCTAGAGCCTTTCATAACTGATCTGAGGAAGTGCATTGATGGGTCCAGAATAGAAGAATTGTTTGAATCAGGTTGGAACTCAGTCATCATAAAGCATGGACTCAGCAATAATGAGCTTTTACAATCTCTCTATGATATTCGCCAACAATGGGCTCCTGCATACACAAAAAAGGTATTTTATCCTGGAAACCAGATGCCAACAACCTGTGAAAATATAGAGAAGGTTGTTGAGAAGTACTTTTCTTCCAAGACTGAATTGCGGGTGGCAGTTTGGCAACTTGGAGAAGCTATTTCCAGTTCATTTGATGCTGAAGTTCAGGCAGATTATTTGACAATGTTCCAAATGCTACCGTTGAAAACTGCCTCACCAGTAGAAAAACAAGGGAGTTCAATATTCACTAGCACAATATTTGGCTTATTTCAGGGGCAATTTGCTGAGTCTTTTGGGTACAATGCAGAGAGACTCGAGGATGAGACAGTACACAAGTATCGTGTCACAAGATATGAGGGTGAtgaggagacacacactgtctCTTTCAATCCAGATCAAAGTACCGTGAATTGTAGCTGCTGCCTGTTTGAGAGCTGTGGTATGTTGTGCAGGCATGCTCTCCGGATTTTCATTATCGAAGGAGTACGTGCCCTTCCAAAAGCATATATCCTGAAACGTTGGACAAAACATGCAAAAAATATAATCACCTCCGAAAATTACATTGATCTGAGGGGAGACCATGAGGATCCTTCAACTGTAAGGTACAATGATCTCTTCTGTGATGCAGTGAAATGTGCAAAAGAAGGTTCAAAATCCTCTGAAATCTATGCAATTGCTAAAGATGCACTGCACAAGACTCTTGATGAGGTAATACGGTCGTCAAAGAACTTTAGAGGGCAGCAACTTCTGCGAAGCTGTACAACGTCAATAAAAAGGCCAATCAAGAAGTTTGATAAGGCCAAAGATTCCTCTGGTAAAAGCTTAAAGAG TTTAAAATATTGCTAG
- the LOC112896691 gene encoding protein FAR1-RELATED SEQUENCE 5-like isoform X4, translating to MMEPQVVDLEDDSINFWASLGVSPHVDQMPLHNVHIVDHQAQPPPAAAAAQLQSVCRDLFPVESDACLEPRLGMEFESGEAAKTFYIAYAGRVGFSIRIARSRKSKCSESIIMLRFVCSREGFSKEKRSVAAGKKTRKRAASIREGCNAMLEVLRRGDSKWVVTKLVKEHNHEVGLPSRVHYIAIEGDAVVDPYLGMEFESLEAAKTFYYSYASRAGFEARVRQSRKSQDESLKMLKLVCSRHRYHSGRENNGEDTKRVRALDPSRDGCDALFEIIRKGKDVWMVSKLILEHTHELNPAPASRVHCVRSQGEVLVIANNFADTRNLLLNGQDSQRPREMRYNDLGPEDAQSLFEYLKKRQDEDPSFFYAMQHGKNGQSANIFWADAKARMAYYHFGDAVRFETAYRKNKETIPIVIFLGVNHHVQPVVFGCALLIDESEASFTWLFEKWLEAMHMEPPISLVTEFNRVMATAIAKVLPDTHHIFCEKHILDTVREGLHGMFPDLEPFITDLRKCIDGSRIEELFESGWNSVIIKHGLSNNELLQSLYDIRQQWAPAYTKKVFYPGNQMPTTCENIEKVVEKYFSSKTELRVAVWQLGEAISSSFDAEVQADYLTMFQMLPLKTASPVEKQGSSIFTSTIFGLFQGQFAESFGYNAERLEDETVHKYRVTRYEGDEETHTVSFNPDQSTVNCSCCLFESCGMLCRHALRIFIIEGVRALPKAYILKRWTKHAKNIITSENYIDLRGDHEDPSTVRYNDLFCDAVKCAKEGSKSSEIYAIAKDALHKTLDEVIRSSKNFRGQQLLRSCTTSIKRPIKKFDKAKDSSGKSLKSV from the exons aTGATGGAGCCCCAGGTGGTGGACCTCGAGGATGACAGCATCAACTTCTGGGCCTCCCTCGGCGTCAGCCCCCATGTCGACCAGATGCCGCTGCACAACGTCCACATCGTCGACCACCAGGCTCAGCCACCGCCGGCTGCGGCAGCGGCACAGCTGCAGTCCGTCTGCAGGGACCTCTTCCCAGTCGAGTCCGACGCCTGCCTGGAACCTCGGTTGGGGATGGAGTTTGAGTCCGGGGAGGCTGCCAAAACCTTCTACATTGCTTACGCGGGCCGTGTTGGGTTCTCCATCCGCATTGCCCGGTCGCGCAAGTCCAAGTGCAGTGAGTCCATTATCATGTTACGGTTTGTGTGCTCGAGGGAAGGGTTCAGTAAGGAGAAACGCTCCGTGGCAGCTGGGAAGAAGACGAGGAAGCGGGCCGCCTCCATTAGGGAGGGCTGCAATGCCATGCTCGAGGTGCTCCGCAGAGGCGATAGCAAGTGGGTTGTTACCAAGCTTGTCAAGGAGCACAATCATGAGGTTGGGCTACCCAGCAGAGTGCATTATATTGCCATCGAGGGTGATGCTGTGGTTGACCCTTACCTTGGTATGGAGTTCGAGTCCCTTGAGGCTGCCAAGACATTCTACTACTCATATGCCAGCCGTGCCGGGTTTGAAGCTCGTGTGCGTCAGTCCCGCAAGTCGCAAGATGAGTCACTCAAGATGCTGAAGCTCGTGTGCTCGAGGCATCGATACCATTCAGGCCGGGAGAACAATGGAGAGGATACCAAGAGAGTGCGTGCATTGGACCCCTCTAGGGATGGCTGTGATGCATTGTTTGAGATAATTCGGAAGGGCAAAGATGTATGGATGGTCTCCAAACTCATCCTAGAACATACTCATGAGCTGAACCCAGCTCCAGCAAGCAGAGTTCACTGTGTTCGCTCTCAAGGTGAGGTACTTGTCATTGCAAATAATTTTGCCGACACACGCAATCTCCTTCTGAATGGCCAAGATTCTCAGCGTCCTAGAGAGATGCGGTATAATGATTTAGGGCCAGAGGATGCTCAAAGCCTATTTGAATATCTTAAGAAGAGACAAGATGAGGACCCTTCATttttctatgccatgcagcaCGGAAAGAATGGGCAGTCAGCAAATATCTTCTGGGCTGATGCTAAAGCTAGGATGGCTTACTACCATTTCGGTGATGCTGTTAGGTTTGAGACAGCATACCGGAAAAACAAGGAGACTATCCCTATCGTCATATTCTTAGGTGTAAATCATCATGTGCAGCCTGTTGTTTTTGGCTGTGCACTACTTATTGATGAGTCTGAAGCATCATTTACATGGTTATTTGAAAAATGGCTTGAAGCAATGCACATGGAGCCACCTATTTCATTGGTAACAGAGTTCAACAGGGTTATGGCAACTGCTATTGCCAAGGTATTACCTGATACCCACCATATTTTCTGTGAAAAGCATATCTTAGACACCGTGAGGGAGGGGCTACATGGTATGTTCCCAGATCTAGAGCCTTTCATAACTGATCTGAGGAAGTGCATTGATGGGTCCAGAATAGAAGAATTGTTTGAATCAGGTTGGAACTCAGTCATCATAAAGCATGGACTCAGCAATAATGAGCTTTTACAATCTCTCTATGATATTCGCCAACAATGGGCTCCTGCATACACAAAAAAGGTATTTTATCCTGGAAACCAGATGCCAACAACCTGTGAAAATATAGAGAAGGTTGTTGAGAAGTACTTTTCTTCCAAGACTGAATTGCGGGTGGCAGTTTGGCAACTTGGAGAAGCTATTTCCAGTTCATTTGATGCTGAAGTTCAGGCAGATTATTTGACAATGTTCCAAATGCTACCGTTGAAAACTGCCTCACCAGTAGAAAAACAAGGGAGTTCAATATTCACTAGCACAATATTTGGCTTATTTCAGGGGCAATTTGCTGAGTCTTTTGGGTACAATGCAGAGAGACTCGAGGATGAGACAGTACACAAGTATCGTGTCACAAGATATGAGGGTGAtgaggagacacacactgtctCTTTCAATCCAGATCAAAGTACCGTGAATTGTAGCTGCTGCCTGTTTGAGAGCTGTGGTATGTTGTGCAGGCATGCTCTCCGGATTTTCATTATCGAAGGAGTACGTGCCCTTCCAAAAGCATATATCCTGAAACGTTGGACAAAACATGCAAAAAATATAATCACCTCCGAAAATTACATTGATCTGAGGGGAGACCATGAGGATCCTTCAACTGTAAGGTACAATGATCTCTTCTGTGATGCAGTGAAATGTGCAAAAGAAGGTTCAAAATCCTCTGAAATCTATGCAATTGCTAAAGATGCACTGCACAAGACTCTTGATGAGGTAATACGGTCGTCAAAGAACTTTAGAGGGCAGCAACTTCTGCGAAGCTGTACAACGTCAATAAAAAGGCCAATCAAGAAGTTTGATAAGGCCAAAGATTCCTCTGGTAAAAGCTTAAAGAG tGTCTAA
- the LOC112896691 gene encoding protein FAR1-RELATED SEQUENCE 5-like isoform X1, producing the protein MMEPQVVDLEDDSINFWASLGVSPHVDQMPLHNVHIVDHQAQPPPAAAAAQLQSVCRDLFPVESDACLEPRLGMEFESGEAAKTFYIAYAGRVGFSIRIARSRKSKCSESIIMLRFVCSREGFSKEKRSVAAGKKTRKRAASIREGCNAMLEVLRRGDSKWVVTKLVKEHNHEVGLPSRVHYIAIEGDAVVDPYLGMEFESLEAAKTFYYSYASRAGFEARVRQSRKSQDESLKMLKLVCSRHRYHSGRENNGEDTKRVRALDPSRDGCDALFEIIRKGKDVWMVSKLILEHTHELNPAPASRVHCVRSQGEVLVIANNFADTRNLLLNGQDSQRPREMRYNDLGPEDAQSLFEYLKKRQDEDPSFFYAMQHGKNGQSANIFWADAKARMAYYHFGDAVRFETAYRKNKETIPIVIFLGVNHHVQPVVFGCALLIDESEASFTWLFEKWLEAMHMEPPISLVTEFNRVMATAIAKVLPDTHHIFCEKHILDTVREGLHGMFPDLEPFITDLRKCIDGSRIEELFESGWNSVIIKHGLSNNELLQSLYDIRQQWAPAYTKKVFYPGNQMPTTCENIEKVVEKYFSSKTELRVAVWQLGEAISSSFDAEVQADYLTMFQMLPLKTASPVEKQGSSIFTSTIFGLFQGQFAESFGYNAERLEDETVHKYRVTRYEGDEETHTVSFNPDQSTVNCSCCLFESCGMLCRHALRIFIIEGVRALPKAYILKRWTKHAKNIITSENYIDLRGDHEDPSTVRYNDLFCDAVKCAKEGSKSSEIYAIAKDALHKTLDEVIRSSKNFRGQQLLRSCTTSIKRPIKKFDKAKDSSGKSLKRNMEAAKSCREVNIDHLNLFRSWNILDTYFFCV; encoded by the exons aTGATGGAGCCCCAGGTGGTGGACCTCGAGGATGACAGCATCAACTTCTGGGCCTCCCTCGGCGTCAGCCCCCATGTCGACCAGATGCCGCTGCACAACGTCCACATCGTCGACCACCAGGCTCAGCCACCGCCGGCTGCGGCAGCGGCACAGCTGCAGTCCGTCTGCAGGGACCTCTTCCCAGTCGAGTCCGACGCCTGCCTGGAACCTCGGTTGGGGATGGAGTTTGAGTCCGGGGAGGCTGCCAAAACCTTCTACATTGCTTACGCGGGCCGTGTTGGGTTCTCCATCCGCATTGCCCGGTCGCGCAAGTCCAAGTGCAGTGAGTCCATTATCATGTTACGGTTTGTGTGCTCGAGGGAAGGGTTCAGTAAGGAGAAACGCTCCGTGGCAGCTGGGAAGAAGACGAGGAAGCGGGCCGCCTCCATTAGGGAGGGCTGCAATGCCATGCTCGAGGTGCTCCGCAGAGGCGATAGCAAGTGGGTTGTTACCAAGCTTGTCAAGGAGCACAATCATGAGGTTGGGCTACCCAGCAGAGTGCATTATATTGCCATCGAGGGTGATGCTGTGGTTGACCCTTACCTTGGTATGGAGTTCGAGTCCCTTGAGGCTGCCAAGACATTCTACTACTCATATGCCAGCCGTGCCGGGTTTGAAGCTCGTGTGCGTCAGTCCCGCAAGTCGCAAGATGAGTCACTCAAGATGCTGAAGCTCGTGTGCTCGAGGCATCGATACCATTCAGGCCGGGAGAACAATGGAGAGGATACCAAGAGAGTGCGTGCATTGGACCCCTCTAGGGATGGCTGTGATGCATTGTTTGAGATAATTCGGAAGGGCAAAGATGTATGGATGGTCTCCAAACTCATCCTAGAACATACTCATGAGCTGAACCCAGCTCCAGCAAGCAGAGTTCACTGTGTTCGCTCTCAAGGTGAGGTACTTGTCATTGCAAATAATTTTGCCGACACACGCAATCTCCTTCTGAATGGCCAAGATTCTCAGCGTCCTAGAGAGATGCGGTATAATGATTTAGGGCCAGAGGATGCTCAAAGCCTATTTGAATATCTTAAGAAGAGACAAGATGAGGACCCTTCATttttctatgccatgcagcaCGGAAAGAATGGGCAGTCAGCAAATATCTTCTGGGCTGATGCTAAAGCTAGGATGGCTTACTACCATTTCGGTGATGCTGTTAGGTTTGAGACAGCATACCGGAAAAACAAGGAGACTATCCCTATCGTCATATTCTTAGGTGTAAATCATCATGTGCAGCCTGTTGTTTTTGGCTGTGCACTACTTATTGATGAGTCTGAAGCATCATTTACATGGTTATTTGAAAAATGGCTTGAAGCAATGCACATGGAGCCACCTATTTCATTGGTAACAGAGTTCAACAGGGTTATGGCAACTGCTATTGCCAAGGTATTACCTGATACCCACCATATTTTCTGTGAAAAGCATATCTTAGACACCGTGAGGGAGGGGCTACATGGTATGTTCCCAGATCTAGAGCCTTTCATAACTGATCTGAGGAAGTGCATTGATGGGTCCAGAATAGAAGAATTGTTTGAATCAGGTTGGAACTCAGTCATCATAAAGCATGGACTCAGCAATAATGAGCTTTTACAATCTCTCTATGATATTCGCCAACAATGGGCTCCTGCATACACAAAAAAGGTATTTTATCCTGGAAACCAGATGCCAACAACCTGTGAAAATATAGAGAAGGTTGTTGAGAAGTACTTTTCTTCCAAGACTGAATTGCGGGTGGCAGTTTGGCAACTTGGAGAAGCTATTTCCAGTTCATTTGATGCTGAAGTTCAGGCAGATTATTTGACAATGTTCCAAATGCTACCGTTGAAAACTGCCTCACCAGTAGAAAAACAAGGGAGTTCAATATTCACTAGCACAATATTTGGCTTATTTCAGGGGCAATTTGCTGAGTCTTTTGGGTACAATGCAGAGAGACTCGAGGATGAGACAGTACACAAGTATCGTGTCACAAGATATGAGGGTGAtgaggagacacacactgtctCTTTCAATCCAGATCAAAGTACCGTGAATTGTAGCTGCTGCCTGTTTGAGAGCTGTGGTATGTTGTGCAGGCATGCTCTCCGGATTTTCATTATCGAAGGAGTACGTGCCCTTCCAAAAGCATATATCCTGAAACGTTGGACAAAACATGCAAAAAATATAATCACCTCCGAAAATTACATTGATCTGAGGGGAGACCATGAGGATCCTTCAACTGTAAGGTACAATGATCTCTTCTGTGATGCAGTGAAATGTGCAAAAGAAGGTTCAAAATCCTCTGAAATCTATGCAATTGCTAAAGATGCACTGCACAAGACTCTTGATGAGGTAATACGGTCGTCAAAGAACTTTAGAGGGCAGCAACTTCTGCGAAGCTGTACAACGTCAATAAAAAGGCCAATCAAGAAGTTTGATAAGGCCAAAGATTCCTCTGGTAAAAGCTTAAAGAG AAACATGGAGGCAGCCAAATCGTGCAGAGAAGTGAATATTGATCATTTAAACCTATTCAGGTCCTGGAATATTCTTGATACCTATTTCTTCTG tGTCTAA